Sequence from the Deinococcus ruber genome:
GAAGGGCGAGACCCCAACGTCGTGCTGGCCTTTGTGGGCGACGGCGGCACCTCCGAAGGCGACTTTCACGTGGGCCTGAATTTCGCGGGGGCGTACCGCGTGCCTGCCGTCTTCGTCATCGAGAACAACGGCTGGGCCATCAGCACGCCGACGCAGCTTCAGAGTGCCGCGAACACCCTGGCGTCACGCGGCGAGGGCTACGGCATCCCCGCCGTGAGGGTCGACGGAAACGATCTGCTGGCGGTGCATCACGTGGTTCAGGAGGCCGTGGCGCGGGCGCGGCGTGGGGGTGGGCCGACGCTGATCGAGGCCATCACGTACCGGATTTTGCCGCACACCTCCAGCGACGACCCCGCCCGGTATCACCGCAGCGAGGACGCTGTTCAGGCCGACCACTGGCGGCGGCACCGCGACCCCGGTCAGCGCCTGCGGGCGTATCTGGGTGGGCACGGCCTGTGGACGGACGACCTCGAACAGCAGCTTGTTGCCGAGGTGGAAGCAGAGCTGCGTGACGCGCTGGCACAGGCCGACGCCGCGCCCGGGATCGAGCCGTGGGAGCTGCTGGAGCACGTCTTCGAGACGCCCACGCCCGACCTGCTGGAGCAGCAGTCTGAACTGCGGGCGCTGCACGAAGAAGGAGGCCGACCATGACCGCCGCGCCTGCCACCCGTACCCTGACGATGGTTCAGGCGGTGCAGGACGCGCTCGCACAGGCGCTGGAACACGATGACTCAGTGATGCTCTTCGGAGAGGACGTGGGCATGGGCGGCGTGTTCCGCGCTTCGGACGGGCTGCGGGAGCGCTTCGGGGCCGAGCGGGTCTTCGATACGCCCCTGTCGGAAGCGGGCATCGTGGGCATGGGCATCGGGCTGGCGCTGGCCGGAATGCGCCCGGTTGCCGAGATTCAGTTCGCGGGCTTTCTGTACCCGGCGCTGGAGCAGATGGGCGTGCAGCTCGGGCGGTATCGTCACCGCACCCAGGGCAGATTCAGCGTGCCGATGGTGATTCGTGCGCCCTACGGCGGCGGCATCCACTCGCCCGAACTGCACTCTGAAAGTCCGGAAGGGCTGGTGGCGGCGCTGCCCGGCATCAAGGTGGTGGTGCCCAGCACGCCCGCCGATGCCAGAGGGCTGCTGCTGTCGGCCATTGCCGACCCCGACCCGGTGATGTTTTTCGAGAGCATCAAGCTGTACCGCTCGGCACGCGGCGAGGTGCCCACCGGCTACGCACCGCTGCCGCTGGGACAGGCGCGGGTTGTTCGCAGCGGCCACGACTGCACCGTTCTGTGTTACGGCGGCATGGTCGAAGTCTGTCTGCGGGCGGCGCAGGCGGCCCAGGGCGCGGGCATCGAGGTGGAGGTGATCGACCTGAGAACGCTGGTGCCGCTCGATCTGGACACCATCG
This genomic interval carries:
- a CDS encoding alpha-ketoacid dehydrogenase subunit beta, producing MTAAPATRTLTMVQAVQDALAQALEHDDSVMLFGEDVGMGGVFRASDGLRERFGAERVFDTPLSEAGIVGMGIGLALAGMRPVAEIQFAGFLYPALEQMGVQLGRYRHRTQGRFSVPMVIRAPYGGGIHSPELHSESPEGLVAALPGIKVVVPSTPADARGLLLSAIADPDPVMFFESIKLYRSARGEVPTGYAPLPLGQARVVRSGHDCTVLCYGGMVEVCLRAAQAAQGAGIEVEVIDLRTLVPLDLDTIGASVQRTGRVVIVHEAARRMGFGAELSAQIAERWLPSLQAPVLRVAGWDAPYPPFTSAEAAYRPDARRVALAIRRVLEF
- a CDS encoding thiamine pyrophosphate-dependent dehydrogenase E1 component subunit alpha encodes the protein MTLSTADPRLDGTFCILEADGTPRQPTLLPEDAAALRMYRAMRRTRVFDERALVLQRQGRLGVYPLFGGMEATQVGAVLALNPPHDWLAPTYRGSGTALAYGLPMHKLILTWRGHPDGFRMNPDQHLLPFYTPIANQLPHAAGIALAEQRLAAREGRDPNVVLAFVGDGGTSEGDFHVGLNFAGAYRVPAVFVIENNGWAISTPTQLQSAANTLASRGEGYGIPAVRVDGNDLLAVHHVVQEAVARARRGGGPTLIEAITYRILPHTSSDDPARYHRSEDAVQADHWRRHRDPGQRLRAYLGGHGLWTDDLEQQLVAEVEAELRDALAQADAAPGIEPWELLEHVFETPTPDLLEQQSELRALHEEGGRP